From the genome of Candidatus Krumholzibacteriia bacterium:
CGCGCACATGTTCGAGCACATGGCCTTCAAGGGCACCGACGAGATCGGCACCAAGGACTATGGCAAGGAAGCGAAGCTGATCGAGAAGATCGATGCCCTGTTCATGCAGCTCTACGCCGAGCGCGCCAAGGGCATGGCCACGAACCCGGAGCGCGTCAAGCAGCTCGAGCAGGAGATCCAGTCGCTCCAGCAGCAGGCGGATCAGTACATCGAGTCCAACGAGTTCAGCCAGATCATCGATCAGGCGGGAGGCGTGGGGCTCAACGCCAGCACCGCCTCCGACGGCACCTACTATTACTACAGCCTGCCCTCGAACAAGCTGGAGCTGTGGGCCTACCTCGAGTCGGCGCGCTTCACCAAGCCCGTGTTCCGCGAGTACTACAAGGAGCGGGACGTGGTCATCGAGGAACGCAACATGCGGGTGGATTCGCAGCCCTTCGGCCAGTTCATCGAGGAGATGGTGGGCGTCGCGTATCGGGCCCACCCCTACAAGAACCTAGGCATCGGCCACCGGTCCGACCTGGACAACCTGCGGCTCGATGCGGCGGAGTGGTTCTTCGACACCTATTACACGCCGCAGAACGTCGTCATCGCCCTGGTGGGTGATGTGGATCCGGCAGAGGTGCAGAAGCTGGCGGAGAAGTACTTCGCCAGCATCCCCCGCCGTGGCGACCCGCCGCCAGTGCACACCGCCGAACCGGAGCAGAACGGTGAGCGCCGCTTCGTGCTCCAGGGGGATACCCAGCCGATCTTCGCCATCGGCTTCCACCGCCCGAGCACGACCTCCCCGGACGATCCAGCCATCGCCGTGCTCTGCCGCGTCCTGGGCCAGGGACGCACGTCGCGCCTCTACGCGCGCATGGTGAAGAAGGAGAAAACCGCGCTCTTCGCCGGCGCTTTCCCGGAGTTCCCGGGCAACAAGTACCCCAGCTTGGTGATCATCTTCGCCATCCCGAACTCCGGGCACACACCGGACGAGATCGAGAAGACCTGCTGGGAAGAGGTCCAACGCCTGCAGAACGACCTGGTGGATCCGGACGAGCTCGCCCGCGTCAAGACCGAGGTGCGTGCCGAGTTCATCCGCGGCATCGAGGACAACTCGGGCCTGGCGGCACAGCTGGCCGCCTACGAGACGCTGCGCGGCAGCTGGAAGGATCTCTTCGCCGAGGTCGGCCGCATCGAAGCGGTGACGCGGGAGGACGTGCAGGCGATGGCGCGCAAGTACATGCAGCGCAAGAACGCCACCATCGGCTCCATGGTCACCGAGGAGCGGCGGGCGCAGAGTGGCGAAAGCAAGGGGCAGTGACATGACGAGGAGAGCAGCGCACATGAATACCAGACGATTCTTCCTGGCAGCGCTCGCGGGGCTCCTGCTCCTGCCAGGCCTCGCCGCCGCCAAGAAGTGGGAGAAGATCAAGTCCCCCACGCTCCACCCCATCCAGCCGCCGGCGGTGCAACGGCAGGCGCTGGACAATGGCATCCAGCTCTTCGTGCTGGAGGACCACGATCTGCCCCTCTTCCGCATGACCCTGGTGCTCCGCGCCGGCGAGGCCTACGCCCCGGCGGAGCAGCGCGGCCTTCCGGGTATCACCGCCGAGGTGCTGCGTTCCGGCGGCACGAAATCCCTCGCCGGTGACGCCCTGGACGAGTGGCTCGAGAGCCGTGGCGCCTCCATCGAGACCTCCACCGGGAATCTCACCACGGAGATCAGCGTCAACGCCCTGGTGGAGGACAGCGAGCGCGTCCTCGAGATCGTCCGTGATCTGCTTCTCGAACCGGCTTATCCCGAGGACAAGCTGCAGCTGGCGCTGACGCAGGCCCGTTCCGGCATCGCGCGGCGCAACGACGACCCCAGCTCGATCGCAGACCGCGAGTTCCAGAAGATCCTCTGGGGCGCCGACCACCCGTTCGCGGCACAAATGGAGTACGAACACCTGGCGCGCATCGGCCGCGACGACCTGCTCGCCTTCCACAAGAAGTGGTACCACCCGGGCGATGCGTCCTTGGCCCTCTGGGGCGACTTCAACAAGGACGAGATCGTCGCCACCGTGCAGCGCCTGCTCGGGGCTTGGCCCAAGGTCACAGTGCAGCAACCTCCCATTCCGGCGACCCCGGAGGTGCACGCCTCGGTGAATCTGGTGGCCAAGGAGAGCGTCACTCAGTCCAACATCCGCCTCGGTCACAAGGGCATCAAGGCGGACAACCCAGACTACTATCCGCTGCTGGTGATGAACGAGCTCCTGGGCGGCGGCCTCGGTTCGCGCCTCTTCAACGAGGTGCGCTCCCGACAGGGTCTGGCCTATCGCGTCGGCAGCCAACTCGGCGCCGAGCTCGCTTACCCCGGCATGTTCCGCGTCGTCTGTGGCACCAAGTCGGAGACCACGGTGAAAGCCGCCCGCGCCTGCATCGAGGAAGTGAAGCGGATGAAGAACACGCCGGTCACCGACGCCGAGCTGAAGCGCGCCAAGGACGGCTTGCTCAACTCCTACGTCTTCAACTTCGCCGACAAGGGGGGCATCGTCACCCGGCAGATGAACTACGCCCGTTGGGGCTATCCGCCGGACTTCCTCGAACGCTTCCCCCAGGAAGTGGCGAAGGTCACGGTCGCCGACGTGCAACGGGTCGCCAACAGCTTCCTGCAGCCGGAGAACTTCGCCCTGCTGGTGGTGGGCAAGCCCGCCGACTTCGACGAAGCCCTCGATGGCCTGGGCAAGGTGAACACGATCGACATCACCATCCCGGAGCCCAAGGTGGCCGCCTTCCCCGCCGCCACGCCGGCGACGCTGCAGAAAGGCAAAGAGGTGCTGGCCCAGGCCGCCAAAGCCACGGGCGGTGTCGAGCTGCTGGCCAAGGTCAACAACCTGACCGAGTCCCAAGACCTGCAGCTCAGCGTCATGGGCAACAAGATGCAGGCGAAGTCGAACCGCTTCGTCCAGTACCCCGGCAACGTGCGCCTCGAGATCGAGGTCATGGGACAGACGATGGTGCAGGTCTACAACCGCGAGCAGAAGGCCGGTTTCCGCAAGGGCATGGGGCAGACGAAGACGCTGGACGAAGCGGAGATGCAGGATTTCGAGGACAATCTGGCGCGGGAGCTCGTGGCTTTCCTGCGCGACTACGAGAGCTACAAGCCCCAGTACCTGGAGGACAGCGAGGTGCAGGGGGCGGCGACCGAGGTGATTCTGCTCACCCCGCCACGGGGCGGCAAGCAGTTCAAGGCCTACGTAAACAAGAGCACCCATCTCGTCGTGAAGTTGGACTACCGCAGCAAGAGCTTCCAGGGCAACCCGGTGGAGGCGCAGATGTTCCTGAGCGAGTACAAGGCCGTGGGCGGGATCAAGCTACCGCAAAAGACGGTGATCCTGCAGGACGGCCAGCCGTTCCTGGAAGCGGCGACCTCGAAGGTCTCCATCACCGAGCCGATCCCGGCGGAGAAGTTCGCCAAGGTCGAGAGCTGAGAGCGAAGCACCTGCGGTGTCGATGCGGGGTGGAGGCCGTGGCGCCTCCACCCCTTTTTCTTGCGCGCGCCGCAGGAGATCAGACCTTCTCCCCCGCCATTCTCATGAGGAGCTTCCAGAGATCGGGAGGCACCGGCAGCACCGAGAGCCGGGGTTGGCGCACCAGCGGGAAGTCTTGGAAACGAGGGTCTGCTTTCACCGCGGCGAGCGACACGGGACTCGCCAGGCGTTTCACCGGCTCGAGGGCGAAGACAACGAGACGCGCGTTCGCCGGATCGGGCGAGGGATCGGAAACGACCCGCGCCAGACCGACGACGGCTTTCTCGTCGCCGGTGTGGTAGACGAGCGCGGCGTCGCCCTTGCGGACTTCGCGCATGTTCTTGAGCGCTACCGGGTTGGAGACGCCGTCCCAGACCGCACGCCGCTCGCGCTCGAGGTCGGCGAAGCCGTAGGCGCCAGGATCGGCCTTGAGCAACCAGTACCGCACGGTCCTCCTCGTGGGGCGGCCGAGCGCCGAGCGACGCCGGCCAGGCACGAGTATGGCAGAGCTAGGTCGTTGCCGGAATCGGCCGGAACCGGAGGAGCCATTTCCGGGTAATCATCCTTCCAGATGGACCCTTGAGGCCCGTCCCGGTCCAGGCGACCGGCGTCCACCAGGAGGAATCCCCATGAGCCGTGCACGTCGCTGGTTGGGCCTCGGAGCGGTCGGCGCCTTGAGCGCCCTTCTCGCCCTGGGCGCCAGCACAGTCTTTTGGTCGCGCTCCACGAGCGGAGTCCATGCCGATCCGGCCCCCACCGCGAGCCGGACGCAGGAGGCCCTCGACGCGGCGCAGAACTTGTCCCTCGCCTTCGAACAAGTCGCCTCGACGATTCGCCCCTCCGTGGTGAGCATCAACTCGACGAAGCGGGTGCACAACCGCCAGGGTCAGATGGGCGACATGCCCTTCCGCGAGTTCTTCGGCGACGATTGGTACCAGCGCTTCTTCGGCCCCGGGCGGGACTTCGAGGCCCGCGGCCTCGGCACCGGCGTCATCATCGGCTCGGACGGCACCATCCTCACCAACAACCACGTGGTGGATGGCGCCGACGAGGTGACGGTGCAGCTCGCCGACGAAACCAAGTTCACCGCCAAGGTCGTCGGCACCGATCCGAAGACGGACCTGGCAGTGCTGCGGATCGATGCCAAGAACCTGCAACCCGCCAAGCTCGGCGATTCGGAAGCGCTCAAGATCGGCGAGTGGGTGCTGGCGGCGGGCAATCCTTTCGGCCTGACCGCCTCCATCAGCGCCGGCATCGTCAGCGCCAAGGGGCGGAACGACGTGGGCGTCGCCGACTACACCGACTTCATCCAGACCGACGCGGCGATCAACCCCGGCAACAGCGGCGGTCCCCTGGTGAACCTGCGCGGTGAGGTGGTGGGCATCAATACCGCCATCTACACCCAAACCGGCGGTTACATGGGCATCGGTTTCGCCATCCCCATGAACATGGCGAAGACGATCATGACCAGCCTCATCCAGGAAGGCCGCGTGGTTCGCGGCTGGCTGGGCGTGCAGATCCAGAACCTCGACGAGGACCTGGCCAAGTCCTTCCGCTACGAAGGCACGGACGGGGTCCTGGTGAGCCAGGTGATGCCTCGGACTCCGGCGTCGCAAGCCGGCATGCAAGACGAGGACATCATCACCCGCTTCGGCGGCAAGAAGGTCGGCAACGTGACCGAGCTGCGCACCTTGGTGGCGGCGACGCGCCCCGGCACCAGCGCCGAGGTCGAGGTGTGGCGGGACGGCCGCAACAAGACGCTGCGCGTCAAGGTGGACGAACAGGAGAGCGCCGAGAGCGAGCGCCCGCACGCCGAGCCGGCGTCCCTGGATCTCGGACTCTCCGTCCGCACGCTCACCCCGGAGCGGGCGCGCCGCGCGGGTCTGGAAGAGGAGACCGACGGCGTCCTGGTCACCGAGGTGGAACCGCTGAGCGCGGCGAGCAAGGCGGGCCTGCGCGAGGGTGACATCATCCTGTCCGTGCAGGGCAAGCAGGTGGCGACGGTGGAAGCCTTCGACGCTGCCATCGCCAAGGCGGACCTCGACAGCGGGGCCCGGCTCGCGGTGCGCCGCGGCAACGGCAAGCAGATCCTCGTGCTCAAGTCGGAGCGCAACGCTCCACGCGGCTGAGCCGGTGCCGCCAGGCTCGCCGGTCGCAGTGCTCCTGGACCGGCGAGCGGCGGTGCAGGCTCCAGGAGCTCGTTGCACTCCCCGCGAGGCCGTCAGACCCCCCTGGCGGCCTCGCGTCTCTTTCCCCCGAGCGCCTCTCGAACATGCCCTTGCTAGACTCGCGGCCAGGAGCCTCGGCCTCGGGGGGGCGAACCCCAGCCCCCCTCGGTGCGTCTCCTGGTCAGAGCGGGCGCCGGACGGCGCTCGGCGCGGACGGGGCGGTTCTCCGGGGGCGCAAGGTGGCCGGATGGATCTGACGACGCTCCTCCAGCGCTGCCGGGACGGCGACGAACTCGCCTGGGAAGCGCTGGTGCGGCAACACCAGTCCCGCGTTTACGCCCTGGCGCTCCACTACGTGGGCAACGCCGAGGAGGCGCGCGACGTGGCGCAGGAGATCTTCATCCGCATCTACCGGAACCTGGGGCGCTGCGACGACGCCGCGCACTTCCTGCCCTGGATGATCCGCATCTCCCGCAACGCCTGCATCGATCATCTGCGCCGGCGTCAGGCCCGGCCGCCGGGGCGCGACGTGCCGGCGGAGGAAGCGCCGCTGCTCGCGACCAGCGAGCCGGCGCCGGACGAGGCCTGGCACGCCAAGAGCCGGCGTCGCCTGCTGCACCTGGCGCTGCAGGCACTGGGCGAGCTCAGCCGCGAGGTCCTCCTGTTGCGCGAAATCCAGGGCCTCTCGGTGGAAGAGACTGCGCGCCTCCTCAACGTCCCGGAGGGGACCGTGAAGTCGCGGGCGAATCGAGCCCGCGTGGAGCTGGCGCGGAAGGTGTTGGCGCTCTCCGGCGGCCAGTACGGCCGCGACGGGGCGCAGTGAAGGTGAGGTTGTGAGCATGGATTGCGCTCACTTCGAACAGCGGTTGGAGGCGCTACTCGCCGGTGCGCTCGACCCCCCGGAGCGCGCTCTGCTGGAGCAGCACCGTGCGGGCTGCGAACGATGCGACCGCCTGTGGGCGTCGTTCCAGGAAGAGACCGTCCCGGGGCGCGACGCGCCGACGGACGCCTTCGTCTCCATTTTGTTGGAGCGGACCTCCGGCGCTCCGTGTGGTCGGGCGCAGGAGTCGCTGCCGGGCTGGGTGGACGGCGCGCTTTCACCGGACGACGCCGGGCTGATCGCAATGCATTTGCAGCACTGCTCGGGCTGCGCCGCCCTCGCGGCGGCTGTCGCGACGCTGCGGCTCGAGCTCCCCTCTCTGGCGGAGACCGAGCCGGGGCCCGAGTTCACCACCCAAGTACTGGCTTCGACGCAGGCGCTGCAGCGGCGACGCACGGCGGTGGGCACGCGCTGGCTCGACACCTGGCAGCACTTGCTGCAGCGCCCGCGTTTCGCTCTCGAGTTCGCCACCGCCGCCTGCTTCCTCCTCATGCTGCTCTGCGCGCTGCCCTTCTCGCCCTTCCGGCCGCTGCCACAACAGGCCCTCGCAGCCATCCGCCTGGATGGCGGCGGCCTCCTCATCGCTGCGACCTCGCGCGTGGGCCCGGCGCTGCAAAGCACCGCGCACCGCGCTTGGGCAGGAACGGCCGGCAGGATCGAGACAGCTCTCGCGGCCAAGGGTCGCGCCCTCACCGACGAGCACGGCACGACGGCCTGGGGCGTCGTGCGTGCCGACCTGTCGGAGGCGCGGGCTGGCATCGAGAGCCGCAACTTCCCGCGCTTTTCTCAAGCCCTGCACGAGCTGGGCGGGGATCTGCGCCGGCTGTGGGCGGGCAGCTCGGTGCCTGCCGCGGCGCCAGCAGGGGGATCGACGCCGGAGGATCCACGATGAAGCCCGGGAGTTGCGGCAGCGCGACCGCTCTCTCACGTCTGCACCACGGTCACGCTGTTTCGAGGAACGCGAGGCCCTACACCAGGAGGTGTTCGTCATGAACGGGATGGAGAACGAGGGCACGGGGAGCGGCCAGGAGGAACGGCGAACGGAACGCCCGACCGCGAACCAGGAGACCAAGCCGCCGGCAGGACGCTGGATTCCAACGAACGACCCGCGGCGGAAGAACGTGGCGCTGGCCACGATCATGTCGGCTTTCCCGGGGCTGGGCCACATCTATGTCGGTTACTACCAGCTCGGGTTCACCCACATCCTGATCTTCGCCTCCCTGGTCACCATCCTCTCCAAGGGTGCTGGCGGTCTCGAACCGTTGTTCGGCCTCTCCCTGGCTTTCTTCATCCTCTACAACATCGTGGACGGGGCCCGGCGTGCTTCCCTCTACAACCTGGCGCTCGATTCGGGAGGCCAGATGCCGGAGCTGGAGTTGCCACGCAACCGGGGCTCGATGGCAGGGGGCATCTTCCTCGTCGGCCTCGGCGTGCTCATCCTCCTGCACACCCGCTTCGACATGGACATGTACTGGCTCGAGGAGTGGTGGCCCCTCGGCCTCATCGGACTCGGCGCTTGGTTGGTCTACACGGGGCGGAAGAACCGGGCTCGTTCCGGAATGCCCTGAGTGTTCTTGGACGTCGGGTGGAGACGGTCGGGGGTCCAACAGGCGGCGCTGCGTTGTGCCGCCTGTTGCGTCTTGAGCTTGGAAGCGTCGCCGGCCTTGGGGCGCTCGCTCCTCGGACCGGTGACGGCAGCCGTAGAGATCAGTCCGGGGAAATCTCCCCGAGGCGGCGCACCGAGACGATCTGCGGGGCTTCGAGAACCACGCGGGCGTGTTTCTTCCAGTGGCCCACACGGGCGACCTGGCGCAGATAGTCTTCCTTGCTGCGCCCGCCCTCGCCCTCCTCGTGCACGTCCACGTCCAGGAGAACGATGCCGCCATTCTCCTGCGTGTCGCAGCGGCCGACGTACACCCGCGGTCCTTGGGTGTCCACGACCACGGTGATGCCGTGCAGCGGGCCCTTGTCGTGATGGAACGTACCCATCGTCAGCGCGCCGCGGTGGTCTTGCAATACTTGTGAAACGCCGCCACCAGGTCGTTGGCCAGGCTCATGGCATCGCGCCCCTCGATGGCGTGGCGCGGCACGAAGTGCACTACCTCGCCGTCCTTGAACAGCGCCAGGGACGGGCTGCTGGGCGGAAACTGGGCGAAGAAGCTGCGGACCCGCGCCGTCGCCTCCAGATCCTGGCCGGCGAAAACCGTAGCCACCCGGTCGGGCTTGACCTCGTTCTGCAACGCCAGCCGCACTCCCGGCCGTGCTTGACCGGCGGCGCAGCCGCAGACGGAGTTGACCACCAGCAAGGTGGTGCCGCTCTTCTCGTTCATGAACGCGTCCACGTCTTGCGACGTGCGCAACTCGCGCACGCCGATGCGCGTCAGCTCCTCACGCATGGGTTGCACGAGAACCGGATCGTAGGGCATTAGGGGACCTCCTCCACCTTCCTGTCGGTCCGGCCCGCCCCCGAGGGGCCGGCTCCGGAACCACCATCGATTCCTATCAAGTTTCCACAGGCGACTATAGGGTGGACGGCCGGCCGAGGCAAGGGCGCCGGGCGGCTCGGGCAAGCCTCCGTAGTTCCACGGAGACGAGCGAAATCCTGCACCAGCAGTGGGAATGGCCTCCAGACGGCTTCCTTGACCGTCCCTCGCCCCACTGGTAAAATTCCCATGCCAAGTTTGACAGTTGCCCGGCGCCTCACCGCCCACCGCGGCGTGTCCGGGTCTTTCTCCGCTCTAAAAGGGCATCCCTCGGGTCGCTGGGAGGGCTCGACCCCTGCGGTACTCGCCATTCCACCCATCGTCACACGTCGTTAGGGGGTTCCAACATGCTGCAGAGATACACTCGTGTCTCTTGCGCCTGCGTCGGGATGGTCCTTTTGCTCGCCAGTGTCGCCGCGGCCCGTCCCACCGGCCAGCGTCACCAGGTGGCTGATCCGACTCCCTACGTGGACATCCTCGGGGACATCGAGGGTACCGAGCCTGCACCTTCCAAAGCGCTGTCGGACACAGTGTGGATCGCCGACTGGGACTTCGAAGGCGGCTTCCCCTGCGTCGACGCCGGCTGGACCCGAGTCGACAACCATATTCTCAACGATGGCATCCATTACTGGACCGTGAACAGCGCCTTCACCGGCGTCGGCGGAATCACTGGCAACGCCGCGGGGCTCGGCTATGTGAACAACCTCTGTTGTGCCGAACCGGCGGGCTACGACAACGACTGGTATCAGGCCATCCGCATCACTTATTCCGGCTCTGGCTTCGTGTCCTTCAACTATCTCCTGGATTCGGAGGGCGGCTTCGACTTCCTGCAGGTCGAGACCGATTCTCTCTGTGGTTCCTTCAGCCGCGTCAACTTCGCTACCGATCCGAGCGCCAACGCAGCCGCCTACCGCACCGTCCAGCACTCCGCCTCGGGCTACGACACCGGCGGCGTCGTGGACTCGGTGACGGTGCCGAGCTACGGCCCCGGCACCCACTGCGTCTACCTGGCCTTCTTCTCCGACGGCGGCTACTCACCCTGCGATGGCTTGCAGCCCTCTTCTCTGGGCAGGGCCTTGGTGGTGGACAACATCACCCTCGTCGGGGTCACGAACCCGGTGACCGAAGGTTTCGAGGGCACGCTGAACCCCCGCGTTTCCTTCCTCAATATCCAGGACAGCAAGCCCTTCGGCCAGTGGGCCCGGATCTTCCAGCACGTCACCGACAACGACTTCTGCACCGAGAACAAGTCCTGCGCCTGGCTATGGACGGATCACATCACCCCCACCCTGGCCAACGATCCGAGCATGGCCTTCGCGCCTGATGGCTATGTCATCCGCAACTGGCTCGACAACACCATCGTCAGCCCATGGGTGAGCCTGGCCTCGACGCCGACGGCGACGGGCACGGTGCTGCGCTTCCGTCGCTTCCCCGGCAACTTCTTCTCCCAGAGCCGCATCGTGCAGAACTGGTCGGTCCGGGCCCAGAGCACCGTGAGCGGGCAGAACTGCATCAGCGGCTGGGGCCACGCTTCGCAGTGGAACTCCCTCTCCTTCTTCGGTTGGGTCACGCTCAACTTCGACATGACTCCGGAGTTCCCGCCCAACGCGCAAAGCATCCAAGTGCGGCACCGCACCTCCGATTGGCAGTGGCTCGTGGGCGTGCCGCCACCGGCGACTTTCGTCCCCGGCCCGGGGCCGTACATCGACAACACCCGCATCGGCCGCCGGATTCTGGGCGGACCGGTGATCAACGAAGGCATCGACGCGCGCTCGCAGGCGCAGGACTGCTTCCCCACCGAGCCGCACCCTGATGTCACCCCGGGCACGGGAGAGCACTTCCGTCCCAGCACGGACCGCTTCGGGACGGCGGCCTTCTCCATCGGCACAGAGTTGGGGATCAACAACACCAGCCCGAACCTCATCACCGGGGACTCGGTGAGCGTCGAGGTGACGGATGCACGCAACGCCGGGGGCATCACCAGCGTGCAGTGGTATGGCGCCATCACCAGCGGCCCGCACGCGGGCAAGGCGCCGGCGCCGTGGACCGTCGGCCCCAACGGCTTCTTCTCCGTGACCGTGGACACGGTGCGCAGCAGCAATGGCGCCGCCCTCGACGGCTTCTTCTTCGTCGATCTCGACGACACCTACTTCCGCGGCGGCGACCAGCTCCACTACCTCTGGCTGGCCCAGGACGCCCTCGGCGGCGTGAGCTCGGATCCCGCCGGCCTGACCAGCGTGCCGGCGTCGGTGGCGGAGGCCAACCAGGCCACCGGCGGCATGCTCGAGGTCAGCTTCCTCCCGGCCATCAACTGGTCGCAGTCCTACCTGAACCGCATCGCCGCCGATCCGCACGGCGACCTCGACCCGACGCCGGCGGAACTGACGGCCTCGACGCAACGAAACTGCATCCTGTACGCCCAGATGGTGAACTCACGCCGCCGGGGCGGCGTGGTGAACCGCACCTCTTTCATGTACAACCTCGACCGCCTGGGCTATCAGGGTCACTACGACGTCTATGACCACACCGGGCTCGGGAACACCAACAACCAGCTCGGCGGGCGGGGGCGGGTCCAGCAAGCGCAGGGCTATAACCTCATCGTCTACGACCTGGGCAACTCCGGCCCGACCGGATGGCTCATGCCCGATGGCAGCGACTTGGATGCGCAGAAGGTGGACCAGGCGGGCTGGTTCCGCAGCTGGCTGAACCAGGTCCCCGCCAGCACCGCCGGCTTCGGCACCCTCTGGGTGCTGGGCGCGAACGCCCTGGAGGAGCGGCCGACCGCCCCGCTCTACGCCACCGACATGGCGGTGGTCATGAACGCCACGGCGCAGAACGCCGATCCCTACCCGCTGGTACGGGGGCAGGCGTCCTTCACCAACTCCGAGGGTTGCGTCACGGCTTTCACCGGCGACGAGTGGCGCCTCGATGGCGGCTGCCCGGTCTCCCGCGACTACGACGCGCTGGGCGTGTCGGGCACCGGTGTGGTGACGCACTCCTACCGCGATCCGCGCACGGGGCAGGCGGTCAATGCAGGCGCCATCGTCATGCGCGCCAATGCGGCCCAATCGTGGAACACGATCCTGCAATCCCATCCGTGGTTCGATTTCGCGCGTAAACCCGGCAATCCGCCCACGGGAACGTCGCCCGAGCAGGTGCTGCTGCAGAAGGTCCTCAACTGCGCCCTGCCGCCGGCGTGCCTGCAGTCGCCGAGCACGACCGATGTGCCCGGGTCGGACGAGATCGCCGTGCCGCGGCAGACGGCGCTGCACCAGAACGTGCCGAACCCGTTCAACCCCACCACCACGATCCGGTTCGATCTGGCCGCCGACGGCCCGGTGGCGCTGCGCATCTACGACGTCGCCGGCCGCCTGGTGCGCACCCTGATCAACGGGCCCGGGAAGGCCGGGGGCAATCAGGCGGTCACCTGGGACGGCCTGAACGAGAGCGGCGAACGGGTCTCGAGCGGCATCTACTTCTA
Proteins encoded in this window:
- a CDS encoding pitrilysin family protein, with translation MHSARSTAAPARRRWRLVLALALAAACLAAGSPAVAGRSSADWDPSALQSKVHEFTLENGLRFLVLERHDVPVFSFMTHVNAGSVNEPVGQTGLAHMFEHMAFKGTDEIGTKDYGKEAKLIEKIDALFMQLYAERAKGMATNPERVKQLEQEIQSLQQQADQYIESNEFSQIIDQAGGVGLNASTASDGTYYYYSLPSNKLELWAYLESARFTKPVFREYYKERDVVIEERNMRVDSQPFGQFIEEMVGVAYRAHPYKNLGIGHRSDLDNLRLDAAEWFFDTYYTPQNVVIALVGDVDPAEVQKLAEKYFASIPRRGDPPPVHTAEPEQNGERRFVLQGDTQPIFAIGFHRPSTTSPDDPAIAVLCRVLGQGRTSRLYARMVKKEKTALFAGAFPEFPGNKYPSLVIIFAIPNSGHTPDEIEKTCWEEVQRLQNDLVDPDELARVKTEVRAEFIRGIEDNSGLAAQLAAYETLRGSWKDLFAEVGRIEAVTREDVQAMARKYMQRKNATIGSMVTEERRAQSGESKGQ
- a CDS encoding insulinase family protein, which codes for MNTRRFFLAALAGLLLLPGLAAAKKWEKIKSPTLHPIQPPAVQRQALDNGIQLFVLEDHDLPLFRMTLVLRAGEAYAPAEQRGLPGITAEVLRSGGTKSLAGDALDEWLESRGASIETSTGNLTTEISVNALVEDSERVLEIVRDLLLEPAYPEDKLQLALTQARSGIARRNDDPSSIADREFQKILWGADHPFAAQMEYEHLARIGRDDLLAFHKKWYHPGDASLALWGDFNKDEIVATVQRLLGAWPKVTVQQPPIPATPEVHASVNLVAKESVTQSNIRLGHKGIKADNPDYYPLLVMNELLGGGLGSRLFNEVRSRQGLAYRVGSQLGAELAYPGMFRVVCGTKSETTVKAARACIEEVKRMKNTPVTDAELKRAKDGLLNSYVFNFADKGGIVTRQMNYARWGYPPDFLERFPQEVAKVTVADVQRVANSFLQPENFALLVVGKPADFDEALDGLGKVNTIDITIPEPKVAAFPAATPATLQKGKEVLAQAAKATGGVELLAKVNNLTESQDLQLSVMGNKMQAKSNRFVQYPGNVRLEIEVMGQTMVQVYNREQKAGFRKGMGQTKTLDEAEMQDFEDNLARELVAFLRDYESYKPQYLEDSEVQGAATEVILLTPPRGGKQFKAYVNKSTHLVVKLDYRSKSFQGNPVEAQMFLSEYKAVGGIKLPQKTVILQDGQPFLEAATSKVSITEPIPAEKFAKVES
- a CDS encoding EVE domain-containing protein is translated as MRYWLLKADPGAYGFADLERERRAVWDGVSNPVALKNMREVRKGDAALVYHTGDEKAVVGLARVVSDPSPDPANARLVVFALEPVKRLASPVSLAAVKADPRFQDFPLVRQPRLSVLPVPPDLWKLLMRMAGEKV
- a CDS encoding DegQ family serine endoprotease, with product MSRARRWLGLGAVGALSALLALGASTVFWSRSTSGVHADPAPTASRTQEALDAAQNLSLAFEQVASTIRPSVVSINSTKRVHNRQGQMGDMPFREFFGDDWYQRFFGPGRDFEARGLGTGVIIGSDGTILTNNHVVDGADEVTVQLADETKFTAKVVGTDPKTDLAVLRIDAKNLQPAKLGDSEALKIGEWVLAAGNPFGLTASISAGIVSAKGRNDVGVADYTDFIQTDAAINPGNSGGPLVNLRGEVVGINTAIYTQTGGYMGIGFAIPMNMAKTIMTSLIQEGRVVRGWLGVQIQNLDEDLAKSFRYEGTDGVLVSQVMPRTPASQAGMQDEDIITRFGGKKVGNVTELRTLVAATRPGTSAEVEVWRDGRNKTLRVKVDEQESAESERPHAEPASLDLGLSVRTLTPERARRAGLEEETDGVLVTEVEPLSAASKAGLREGDIILSVQGKQVATVEAFDAAIAKADLDSGARLAVRRGNGKQILVLKSERNAPRG
- a CDS encoding sigma-70 family RNA polymerase sigma factor — encoded protein: MDLTTLLQRCRDGDELAWEALVRQHQSRVYALALHYVGNAEEARDVAQEIFIRIYRNLGRCDDAAHFLPWMIRISRNACIDHLRRRQARPPGRDVPAEEAPLLATSEPAPDEAWHAKSRRRLLHLALQALGELSREVLLLREIQGLSVEETARLLNVPEGTVKSRANRARVELARKVLALSGGQYGRDGAQ
- a CDS encoding zf-HC2 domain-containing protein, giving the protein MDCAHFEQRLEALLAGALDPPERALLEQHRAGCERCDRLWASFQEETVPGRDAPTDAFVSILLERTSGAPCGRAQESLPGWVDGALSPDDAGLIAMHLQHCSGCAALAAAVATLRLELPSLAETEPGPEFTTQVLASTQALQRRRTAVGTRWLDTWQHLLQRPRFALEFATAACFLLMLLCALPFSPFRPLPQQALAAIRLDGGGLLIAATSRVGPALQSTAHRAWAGTAGRIETALAAKGRALTDEHGTTAWGVVRADLSEARAGIESRNFPRFSQALHELGGDLRRLWAGSSVPAAAPAGGSTPEDPR
- a CDS encoding DUF5668 domain-containing protein, whose amino-acid sequence is MNGMENEGTGSGQEERRTERPTANQETKPPAGRWIPTNDPRRKNVALATIMSAFPGLGHIYVGYYQLGFTHILIFASLVTILSKGAGGLEPLFGLSLAFFILYNIVDGARRASLYNLALDSGGQMPELELPRNRGSMAGGIFLVGLGVLILLHTRFDMDMYWLEEWWPLGLIGLGAWLVYTGRKNRARSGMP
- a CDS encoding BrxA/BrxB family bacilliredoxin encodes the protein MPYDPVLVQPMREELTRIGVRELRTSQDVDAFMNEKSGTTLLVVNSVCGCAAGQARPGVRLALQNEVKPDRVATVFAGQDLEATARVRSFFAQFPPSSPSLALFKDGEVVHFVPRHAIEGRDAMSLANDLVAAFHKYCKTTAAR